The Pan troglodytes isolate AG18354 chromosome 1, NHGRI_mPanTro3-v2.0_pri, whole genome shotgun sequence genome includes a region encoding these proteins:
- the TMEM275 gene encoding transmembrane protein 275, with protein MPPAEKSEGPPVPAPAERARGRVPGLPSPALCCACGLCALLAGVNVTLAGAFASFLPEHNALLVVGPALLVLALGFFAACCVCSRRGLAPRGRSAAAAGPGQGGGRAGPVALEMESSEPTAQDTTAVQLSPAVSAASSGCSSPGPSPLALEAPAPAAVCALRSEGVQLNPPRERVAP; from the coding sequence ATGCCGCCGGCAGAAAAGAGCGAGGGGCCACCGGTCCCGGCGCCCGCGGAACGCGCCCGGGGCCGGGTGCCCGGCCTGCCGTCGCCGGCGCTGTGCTGCGCCTGCGGTCTGTGCGCGCTGCTGGCGGGCGTGAACGTGACGCTGGCAGGCGCCTTCGCCTCCTTCTTGCCTGAGCACAATGCGCTGCTCGTCGTGGGGCCGGCGCTGCTGGTGCTGGCGCTCGGCTTCTTCGCGGCCTGCTGCGTGTGTAGCCGCCGGGGCCTCGCGCCCCGTGGGCGCTCGGCGGCCGCGGCGGGCCCGGGCCAGGGTGGCGGCCGCGCCGGGCCCGTGGCGCTGGAGATGGAGAGCAGCGAGCCCACGGCACAGGACACCACGGCCGTGCAGCTCAGCCCTGCCGTCTCCGCCGCGTCCTCCGGCTGCTCcagccccggccccagccccctCGCCCTGGAGGCCCCGGCGCCCGCGGCCGTCTGCGCGCTACGCTCGGAAGGAGTCCAGCTCAACCCACCCCGGGAGCGGGTCGCCCCCTAG